The segment CAATTATTAAAAACTAAATAGTTTAACCAGAAATATGATCAAAAAAAATGTCTCCGGGATCCGGGGACATTTTTTTTGCTTTCAACTTACTCTTACGCTTGTTTTAATCTTAGAGTAAGTTTAAGAGTAAGTTTATAGAAAAGTACCGGCATACTATTTATTGGCTATTAGCTTAGGCCTTCAATCTCACCATTCACAATTCCTATAGTCTTTGCATTTGGTTCTTCAGGTAACCCCGGCATCCTCATGATCTCGCCGATTATGGCTACAACAAATCCGGCACCTGCATTGATAACAACATCCTGAATCGTTAGTGTGAAATCAGAAGGAGCATTTACAAGTTTAGGGTCTTCACTGAATGAATATTGTGTCTTAGCAATACATACAGGTAACCTTAGCCATCCTAAACGTTCAAATTTTTTAAGTTTTGTTTCTGCTTTCGGACTAAAAGAAACCTGCCCGGCATGATAGATCTTCTTGGCAACTTTTTCAATTTTTAGTTTCAACGGATCTACATCATCGTAGGTAAATAATATTGGAGCTGATGGTGATTCTTCAATTACACGAACTACCTCTGTAGCAAGTTCTCTTGCTCCTTCTCCACCTGATTCAAATCCGGAATTTACAACAAATGAAATATGGCGATCTTTACACCATTGTCTGATGTAATCAATTTCATTTTGCGAGTCGAATGGATAATGATTCAGTGAAACAATTATACTTTGTCCAAATGCGCGTAAATTTTCTACGTGACGTTCAAGATTTGGAATTCCTTTCTGCATCGAAAAAAGATCAGGCTTTTTCGTTTCTTCGTAAGCAACTCCGCCATGTAATTTTAGAGCCTGAGTACTTAAAACAAGTACAGTTGCTTTTGGATGCAATCCGGATAACCTACATTTTATATCCATAAACTTTTCTGCACCTAAGTCACTTCCGAAACCGGCTTCAGTAACGACATAATCAGAAACCGATAATGCCATTTTTGTTGCGATCAAAGAATTGCAACCATGAGCAATATTTGCAAATGGTCCGCCATGAACAAAGGCAGGTGTGTTCTCAGTAGTCTGAACAAGGTTAGGCATCAAAGCATCTTTCAGTAAAACAGTAATTGCACCTGCAACACCAAGATCTTTTACTGTAAAAGGAGATTTATCCTGTTTGTAACCGACAACAACTTTTTCTATCCGCGCTTCAAGATCTTCGAGACTGGTAGACAAACAAAAAAGTGCCATTATCTCTGATGCGGGAGTGATATCAAATCCGGTTTCAACGAGTTCGGCTTTTGCTCCTTGTCCGATTCCTGTAATGATGCTTCTCAAAGAACGATCATTTACATCCAGCACTCTTCGCCAAACAATTGAATCAATTTCTTCTGGTTTATGATGATTCTGATATTGATGATTGTCGAGCAAAGCCGAGATCATATTGTTCGCCGAAGTGATCGCATGAAAATCGCCGGTGAAATGCAGATTGATCGCATCCATTGGAAGCACCTGTGCATATCGGCGACCTGTTGCGCCGCCTTTCATACCAAAGCACGGACCCAGGCTTGGTTCGCGTAAAGCGACCGATGCCTTCTTTCCGATCTTATTTAAACCAAGGGAAAGCGATATTGATGTAACTGTTTTTCCTATTCCTGCTTTTGTCGGTGTTATGGCGGTAACGAGAATCAGATTACTGCTTTTAATTTTTTCTTCGTTGATATATGACAAAGGTACCTTTGCAATATATTTTCC is part of the Bacteroidota bacterium genome and harbors:
- a CDS encoding formate--tetrahydrofolate ligase, with product MLSAIEISRTTKLKNISEVAGELGINSDDIIQHGKYIAKVPLSYINEEKIKSSNLILVTAITPTKAGIGKTVTSISLSLGLNKIGKKASVALREPSLGPCFGMKGGATGRRYAQVLPMDAINLHFTGDFHAITSANNMISALLDNHQYQNHHKPEEIDSIVWRRVLDVNDRSLRSIITGIGQGAKAELVETGFDITPASEIMALFCLSTSLEDLEARIEKVVVGYKQDKSPFTVKDLGVAGAITVLLKDALMPNLVQTTENTPAFVHGGPFANIAHGCNSLIATKMALSVSDYVVTEAGFGSDLGAEKFMDIKCRLSGLHPKATVLVLSTQALKLHGGVAYEETKKPDLFSMQKGIPNLERHVENLRAFGQSIIVSLNHYPFDSQNEIDYIRQWCKDRHISFVVNSGFESGGEGARELATEVVRVIEESPSAPILFTYDDVDPLKLKIEKVAKKIYHAGQVSFSPKAETKLKKFERLGWLRLPVCIAKTQYSFSEDPKLVNAPSDFTLTIQDVVINAGAGFVVAIIGEIMRMPGLPEEPNAKTIGIVNGEIEGLS